A genome region from Dreissena polymorpha isolate Duluth1 chromosome 16, UMN_Dpol_1.0, whole genome shotgun sequence includes the following:
- the LOC127862672 gene encoding serine/arginine-rich splicing factor 4-like isoform X2: MYALVVWLENGIEVEGVIPISWVDFIENVIYWPPGVDAKPYIEKLSTPLITSWRSFPLKKVKHKSEQKSECDDYTFTTTQETDSEEEDLKRKPKKKSFQDYVTGSETSDACATGGTKTGDSEHEKSNSDTSVACATGVTYTGGSEYKKSGTLPIPPNKKKSTSQAVISPGTNLASKSQLSGLSQTKTSTSQSLTKYSKSSNSGQSQTKTASSKSMTKNRQGSISGQSQTKIAPSKSQSKTTLSQSKSKSTPSQPQANKSSSGSLTGQNKTKTIYRSRSRSSSMSSLPLRSRSQSRSRSRSSSLGQINMSPFMSSTMLEDKSCRSRSRSKSNESRSRSKSKTYRHNRSHRSRSKSYRSRSRTNESSSQSKNKEYRKYRSRSKSYRSRSRSRSNESYARSIDRSNRSSRKSFDRSDRSVVPPDNSTRKSSTNKTEDKFPMPEARFQRRVLFKLCELSAEIQSLKRIKSVRQVGTVEEEDFFQADSIDEFNLLDERIKGPEERQKMVYHLSLIGGANTKQAVQNILERLMSNRLMSKFNSKGVKGKLSFESSETFKVVIASAMKGNNDITEHQVKEVISYHLKYAPYRKGAIQRTMKSKS, encoded by the exons ATGTACGCTTTAGTAGTGTGGTTGGAAAATGGAATTGAGGTAGAGGGAGTCATTCCAATTTCCTGGGTGGACTTCATAGAAAATGTGATATATTGGCCACCTGGAGTGGACGCAAAACCCTACATAGAAAAACTCAGCACGCCACTAATAACTTCCTGGAGATCCTTTCCGTTGAAGAAAGTTAAACATAAGTCTG AACAGAAGTCTGAATGTGATGATTATACTTTCACAACAACTCAAGAGACAGATTCAGAGGAGGAGGATCTGAAACGGAAGCCAAAGAAGAAGAGCTTTCAAGATTATGTAACtg GTTCAGAAACATCAGATGCTTGTGCTACAGGCGGTACCAAAACTGGAGATTCTGAACATGAGAAATCCA ATTCTGACACATCAGTTGCTTGTGCTACAGGAGTAACTTATACTGGAGGCTCTGAATATAAGAAATCTG gAACATTGCCAATAccaccaaataagaaaaaaagtacATCACAAGCAGTTATAAGTCCAGGAACAAATCTGGCCTCCAAAAGTCAACTTTCTGGTCTGTCCCAGACTAAAACTTCTACAAGTCAGTCCCTGACCAAATATAGTAAAAGTTCTAATTCTGGTCAGTCCCAGACCAAAACTGCTTCAAGTAAGTCCATGACCAAAAATAGGCAAGGTTCTATTTCTGGTCAGTCCCAAACCAAAATTGCTCCAAGTAAGTCCCAGAGCAAAACTACTCTAAGTCAGTCCAAGAGCAAAAGTACTCCAAGTCAGCCTCAGGCAAATAAAAGTAGTTCAGGTTCCCTTACTGGTCAGAACAAGACCAAAACTATTTATAGATCACGGTCAAGGTCCTCTTCCATGTCAAGTTTACCATTGAGGTCAAGGTCTCAAAGTAGGTCTAGGTCAAGGTCGTCTTCATTAGGACAGATTAATATGTCACCCTTTATGTCCAGCACTATGTTAGAAGACAAGTCATGCAGGTCAAGGTCTAGATCAAAATCCAATGAGTCTAGATCAAGGTCAAAATCTAAAACGTATCGCCATAATCGTTCCCACAGGTCTAGGTCAAAATCATATAGGTCTAGATCAAGAACAAATGAATCTAGTTCTCAGTCAAAAAATAAAGAGTATCGAAAATACAGGTCTCGGTCAAAGTCATACAGGTCTAGATCTAGGTCAAGATCCAATGAATCATATGCTAGGTCAATAGACAGGTCCAACAGGTCATCCCGCAAGTCATTTGACCGATCAGACAGGTCAGTTGTTCCCCCGGACAACTCAACTCGGAAGTCATCGACTAATAAAACTGAGGACAAATTTCCTATGCCAGAAGCAC GATTTCAGAGACGTGTTCTGTTCAAACTCTGCGAGTTAAGTGCAGAAATACAGTCTTTGAAAAGAATAAAAAGTGTACGACAAGTCGGGACTGTTGAAGAAGAGGACTTTTTCCAGGCAGATTCTATTGATGAGTTCAATCTGTTGGACGAGAGAATAAAAGGACCAGAGGAACGACAAAAAatg GTTTATCATCTTTCACTGATTGGTGGAGCAAATACGAAGCAGGCTGTGCAGAACATATTAGAAAG ATTGATGTCTAATAGACTGATGTCTAAATTCAACTCAAAGGGAGTTAAAGGGAAGCTATCGTTTGAATCATCAGAGACATTCAAAGTTgtaattg CTAGTGCCATGAAGGGAAACAATGATATTACAGAACACCAAGTCAAGGAAGTTATCAGCTACCACCTGAAATACGCCCCATACAGGAAAGGAG CAATCCAGAGGACAATGAAATCAAAAAGCTAA
- the LOC127862672 gene encoding serine/arginine-rich splicing factor 4-like isoform X1 — MYALVVWLENGIEVEGVIPISWVDFIENVIYWPPGVDAKPYIEKLSTPLITSWRSFPLKKVKHKSEQKSECDDYTFTTTQETDSEEEDLKRKPKKKSFQDYVTGSETSDACATGGTKTGDSEHEKSNSDTSVACATGVTYTGGSEYKKSGTLPIPPNKKKSTSQAVISPGTNLASKSQLSGLSQTKTSTSQSLTKYSKSSNSGQSQTKTASSKSMTKNRQGSISGQSQTKIAPSKSQSKTTLSQSKSKSTPSQPQANKSSSGSLTGQNKTKTIYRSRSRSSSMSSLPLRSRSQSRSRSRSSSLGQINMSPFMSSTMLEDKSCRSRSRSKSNESRSRSKSKTYRHNRSHRSRSKSYRSRSRTNESSSQSKNKEYRKYRSRSKSYRSRSRSRSNESYARSIDRSNRSSRKSFDRSDRSVVPPDNSTRKSSTNKTEDKFPMPEARFQRRVLFKLCELSAEIQSLKRIKSVRQVGTVEEEDFFQADSIDEFNLLDERIKGPEERQKMVYHLSLIGGANTKQAVQNILERLMSNRLMSKFNSKGVKGKLSFESSETFKVVIASAMKGNNDITEHQVKEVISYHLKYAPYRKGGGKRYLDNNP, encoded by the exons ATGTACGCTTTAGTAGTGTGGTTGGAAAATGGAATTGAGGTAGAGGGAGTCATTCCAATTTCCTGGGTGGACTTCATAGAAAATGTGATATATTGGCCACCTGGAGTGGACGCAAAACCCTACATAGAAAAACTCAGCACGCCACTAATAACTTCCTGGAGATCCTTTCCGTTGAAGAAAGTTAAACATAAGTCTG AACAGAAGTCTGAATGTGATGATTATACTTTCACAACAACTCAAGAGACAGATTCAGAGGAGGAGGATCTGAAACGGAAGCCAAAGAAGAAGAGCTTTCAAGATTATGTAACtg GTTCAGAAACATCAGATGCTTGTGCTACAGGCGGTACCAAAACTGGAGATTCTGAACATGAGAAATCCA ATTCTGACACATCAGTTGCTTGTGCTACAGGAGTAACTTATACTGGAGGCTCTGAATATAAGAAATCTG gAACATTGCCAATAccaccaaataagaaaaaaagtacATCACAAGCAGTTATAAGTCCAGGAACAAATCTGGCCTCCAAAAGTCAACTTTCTGGTCTGTCCCAGACTAAAACTTCTACAAGTCAGTCCCTGACCAAATATAGTAAAAGTTCTAATTCTGGTCAGTCCCAGACCAAAACTGCTTCAAGTAAGTCCATGACCAAAAATAGGCAAGGTTCTATTTCTGGTCAGTCCCAAACCAAAATTGCTCCAAGTAAGTCCCAGAGCAAAACTACTCTAAGTCAGTCCAAGAGCAAAAGTACTCCAAGTCAGCCTCAGGCAAATAAAAGTAGTTCAGGTTCCCTTACTGGTCAGAACAAGACCAAAACTATTTATAGATCACGGTCAAGGTCCTCTTCCATGTCAAGTTTACCATTGAGGTCAAGGTCTCAAAGTAGGTCTAGGTCAAGGTCGTCTTCATTAGGACAGATTAATATGTCACCCTTTATGTCCAGCACTATGTTAGAAGACAAGTCATGCAGGTCAAGGTCTAGATCAAAATCCAATGAGTCTAGATCAAGGTCAAAATCTAAAACGTATCGCCATAATCGTTCCCACAGGTCTAGGTCAAAATCATATAGGTCTAGATCAAGAACAAATGAATCTAGTTCTCAGTCAAAAAATAAAGAGTATCGAAAATACAGGTCTCGGTCAAAGTCATACAGGTCTAGATCTAGGTCAAGATCCAATGAATCATATGCTAGGTCAATAGACAGGTCCAACAGGTCATCCCGCAAGTCATTTGACCGATCAGACAGGTCAGTTGTTCCCCCGGACAACTCAACTCGGAAGTCATCGACTAATAAAACTGAGGACAAATTTCCTATGCCAGAAGCAC GATTTCAGAGACGTGTTCTGTTCAAACTCTGCGAGTTAAGTGCAGAAATACAGTCTTTGAAAAGAATAAAAAGTGTACGACAAGTCGGGACTGTTGAAGAAGAGGACTTTTTCCAGGCAGATTCTATTGATGAGTTCAATCTGTTGGACGAGAGAATAAAAGGACCAGAGGAACGACAAAAAatg GTTTATCATCTTTCACTGATTGGTGGAGCAAATACGAAGCAGGCTGTGCAGAACATATTAGAAAG ATTGATGTCTAATAGACTGATGTCTAAATTCAACTCAAAGGGAGTTAAAGGGAAGCTATCGTTTGAATCATCAGAGACATTCAAAGTTgtaattg CTAGTGCCATGAAGGGAAACAATGATATTACAGAACACCAAGTCAAGGAAGTTATCAGCTACCACCTGAAATACGCCCCATACAGGAAAGGAGGTGGAAAAAGATACCTTGACAATAatccataa
- the LOC127862672 gene encoding uncharacterized protein LOC127862672 isoform X3: MSYWKRYRSNVAAVHALAESSSDEDQHQEDHELSHSPDHFTNENLSDPSSNESFDNNNRSEDNFSDFSFSETIQSSDSSETESSLSEDESDNLRKNLASWAAKHNVSKVCVDELLTTLQPHCNGLPNDARTLLKTPKSIDFSEKCGGKYIYFGMKTDLLKILKLKSFSLEENTVKLNFNIDGIPLFKSTSAQFWPILCSVNSYTPFMICIFYGEGKPNSLEDFLSDFLTELSELIQDGISLEDTLIKVEANAFICDAPARAFLKSIKGHTGYNACERCTIHGYHTDHRVVLDSDHSCELRTDKAFNANRYRDTGHQMGETPLVTYGINCVKSFALDYMHMVCLGVVKRILGFLKQGPTNCRLSAQQLTQISTNLLMYSGKLPSEFARQPRTLYDFERWKATEFRQFLLYTGPIVLKKVLTKDMYEHFLCLSVGMSILLESDNETRNFYLNYARELLTYFVTKSKEFYHPKFIVYNVHSLIHLADDCEHFNCSLNDICAFPYENHLHSVKKLVKNAKNPIVQVAKRIQERSYTANVTIKQKSTFSVISTKEKNNCFLLQDGTYAFVKEKIDQKTLLCQILKPEQAENFFTKPCESKLFNIAFRKNNLRLKRKRVAVGELYKKLVRFPFERGVVLVPMLHTIEH; encoded by the coding sequence ATGTCATACTGGAAACGCTATCGTTCGAATGTAGCAGCTGTTCATGCCTTAGCAGAAAGTAGTAGTGATGAAGACCAACATCAGGAAGATCATGAGCTGTCTCATTCTCCAGATCATTTCACCAATGAGAACTTGTCTGATCCGTCTTCCAATGAGAGCTTTGACAATAATAACAGAAGTGAAGATAATTTTTCTGACTTTTCCTTTTCTGAAACAATTCAGTCCTCAGATTCTTCTGAGACCGAGTCAAGTTTATCAGAAGATGAAAGTgacaatttaaggaaaaatttgGCATCATGGGCAGCAAAACATAATGTGAGTAAAGTTTGTGTAGATGAATTGCTAACAACTTTACAGCCACATTGTAATGGCCTCCCAAATGATGCAAGAACTCTTCTTAAGACTCCAAAATCAATAGACTTCAGTGAAAAATGTGGtggaaaatatatatactttggAATGAAAACGGatctactgaaaatattaaaattgaaatcattttctTTAGAAGAGAACACtgtaaaacttaattttaatatcGATGGAATACCTTTGTTCAAGTCAACAAGTGCACAGTTTTGGCCTATTCTTTGCAGTGTAAACAGTTACACACCATTCATGATCTGTATTTTCTATGGAGAAGGAAAGCCAAATTCACTCGAAGACTTCTTGTCTGATTTTTTAACAGAATTAAGTGAACTAATCCAGGACGGAATAAGTTTAGAAGATACGTTGATAAAGGTTGAAGCAAATGCTTTTATATGTGATGCTCCAGCTCGTgcatttctgaaatctattaaGGGCCACACTGGTTACAATGCCTGTGAAAGATGCACCATACATGGCTACCACACAGATCATCGTGTCGTTTTGGACTCTGATCATTCTTGTGAACTTAGAACTGATAAAGCCTTCAACGCAAATAGATACCGGGACACTGGGCACCAAATGGGAGAAACACCTTTAGTTACGTACGGAATCAATTGTGTTAAATCTTTTGCGCTTGATTACATGCACATGGTATGTTTAGGCGTGGTAAAACGTATTCTTGGATTTCTAAAGCAGGGACCAACTAATTGCAGGCTATCTGCACAACAATTAACCCAAATTTCAACAAATCTACTAATGTACTCTGGCAAACTGCCATCTGAGTTTGCTCGTCAACCTAGAACATTATATGATTTTGAGCGCTGGAAGGCGACAGAGTTTCGGCAATTTTTGTTGTATACCGGTCCAATTGTCCTCAAAAAGGTATTGACAAAAGATATGTATGAACACTTCTTGTGTTTATCTGTCGGCATGTCCATTCTTCTAGAGAGTGATAATGAAACAAGGAATTTTTACTTGAACTATGCACGGGAATTACtgacatattttgttacaaaaagcAAAGAATTTTACCACCCGAAATTCATTGTTTACAATGTACATTCACTTATTCATTTAGCAGATGACTGTGAACACTTTAATTGTTCGTTGAATGATATTTGCGCTTTCCCTTATGAAAATCATTTGCACTCAGtcaaaaaacttgttaaaaatgCTAAAAATCCAATAGTTCAAGTAGCTAAAAGGATCCAAGAGAGGAGTTATACAGCTAATGTCACAATTAAACAGAAATCTACATTTAGTGTTATTTccacaaaagaaaaaaacaactgtttccTACTACAAGATGGAACATACGCCTTTGTGAAAGAAAAAATTGACCAAAAAACTCTGCTATGTCAAATTCTGAAACCAGAACAAGCCGAGAACTTTTTCACCAAGCCCTGTGAGTCAAAGCTTTTCAACATTGCTTTCAGGAAGAATAATCTGCGACTGAAAAGGAAACGTGTTGCTGTTGGTGAACTGTATAAGAAGCTTGTGAGATTTCCATTTGAAAGGGGAGTTGTCCTCGTACCCATGCTTCATACAATTGAGCACTGA